Proteins from one Cryptomeria japonica chromosome 4, Sugi_1.0, whole genome shotgun sequence genomic window:
- the LOC131065322 gene encoding pentatricopeptide repeat-containing protein At4g02750-like encodes MFYIILDGLKKKKTLIRSGFLFYTVKSLTPQQLHTNTQNICENVRALCKQGQLAEALYVLHNVMDKRAIQPDSYAYSSLLQASLRLKSITQAKIIHAHLILTGIRIDIYLGNQIVTTYAKCGRLADAHRVLTQLPLVDEVSFTVMVSAYTKQGYALEALKVFCEMQRVGIRPDSFTLSAVLSACIKMASLQLGREVHENIIRSGYQSDVFVGSGLVDMYVKIGSIEDARKLFDKMPERDVVFWTSMIAGYAREGDVDKASKLFEKMPEKNVVSWTAIVVACARGGYLEEARELFERMPERNVVSWNAMISGYAQNGRVGIALDLFWKMPERNVVSWNAMIAGYEQNGCFVEAVELFKQMVSRGVKSDPDTFASVIPACAQLASLQQGKEIHEDVIRSGFQFDEFVGSALVDMYAKSGCIKDARKMFDKMPRQNRVSWTAMIVGYAMHGSNEEALHLFEQMQGSGTKPNGVTFVGVLSACCHAGLVDNGWQYFNSMSKDYGIEPRLEHYCCMVDLLGRAGHLEEAKHFIHEMPLKPNASVWVTLLGACRVHNNIKLAEYVAKKLTDLDPMNSTHYVLLSNIYGAVGRWDDMEKVRNLMKDKGVKKVPGCSWIEIKDKLFPFFVGHTSYSQPEEI; translated from the coding sequence ATGTTTTATATCATTTTAGAtggcttgaagaagaagaagacgctGATTAGATCAGGTTTCTTATTCTATACCGTAAAATCCTTGACTCCCCAACAACTTCACACAAACACCCAAAACATATGTGAAAATGTGAGAGCACTCTGTAAGCAGGGCCAATTGGCAGAAGCACTCTATGTTTTGCATAATGTAATGGACAAGAGAGCCATTCAACCAGACTCTTATGCCTATTCTTCTCTCTTACAGGCCTCCTTGAGATTGAAATCTATAACACAAGCAAAAATAATCCATGCTCATTTGATTTTAACAGGAATTCGGATTGATATATACTTAGGAAACCAGATTGTGACTACTTACGCAAAGTGTGGAAGATTGGCTGATGCGCATAGAGTTTTAACCCAGTTGCCTTTAGTTGATGAAGTCTCATTTACTGTTATGGTTTCAGCTTATACAAAGCAGGGGTATGCATTGGAGGCCTTAAAAGTGTTTTGTGAAATGCAGAGAGTAGGAATTAGGCCTGATTCATTTACTTTAAGTGCCGTTCTTTCGGCTTGCATTAAGATGGCATCTCTGCAGCTGGGTAGGGAAGTCCATGAAAACATAATTAGAAGTGGGTATCAATCTGATGTTTTTGTGGGGAGTGGACTTGTGGACATGTATGTAAAAATTGGGAGTATAGAAGATGCAcgcaaattgtttgacaaaatgcctgaaagaGACGTTGTGTTTTGGACTTCCATGATTGCTGGTTATGCACGGGAAGGGGATGTTGATAAAGCTTCGAAGTTGTTTGAGAAGATGCCTGAAAAGAATGTGGTCTCGTGGACTGCTATTGTCGTGGCATGTGCGAGAGGTGGGTATCTTGAGGAAGCCCGTGAACTGTTTGAAAGAATGCCTGAAAGGAATGTGGTTTCTTGGAATGCTATGATTTCGGGATATGCTCAGAATGGTCGAGTAGGAATTGCCTTGGATCTGTTTTGGAAGATGCCCGAGAGAAATGTGGTAtcttggaatgcaatgattgcaggatatgaacAGAATGGATGTTTTGTCGAAGCTGTAGAACTTTTTAAGCAAATGGTATCTAGAGGGGTGAAATCGGATCCTGATACGTTTGCTAGTGTGATACCAGCTTGTGCCCAGTTAGCTTCTCTGCAACAGGGGAAGGAGATCCATGAAGACGTAATTCGAAGTGGATTTCAATTCGATGAATTTGTCGGGAGTGCTCTTGTAGACATGTATGCTAAAAGTGGGTGCATAAAAGATGCGCGCAAGATGTTTGATAAAATGCCAAGGCAAAATAGGGTTTCATGGACAgccatgattgtaggatatgccaTGCATGGGAGCAACGAGGAAGCCCTCCATCTTTTTGAACAGATGCAGGGTTCTGGTACTAAGCCTAATGGTGTAACATTTGTTGGGGTTCTATCTGCTTGTTGTCATGCCGGCCTAGTGGATAATGGGTGGCAATACTTTAACAGCATGAGTAAGGATTATGGGATAGAGCCTAGGTTGGAGCACTATTGTTGTATGGTTGACCTACTTGGCCGTGCGGGGCATCTTGAAGAGGCAAAACACTTTATCCACGAAATGCCATTAAAACCCAATGCTAGTGTATGGGTAACCTTGCTTGGTGCTTGTAGAGTCCATAACAATATAAAGCTAGCAGAATATGTGGCCAAAAAACTTACTGATTTGGACCCTATGAATTCTACACATTATGTGCTTTTGTCCAATATTTATGGAGCAGTTGGCAGGTGGGATGACATGGAAAAGGTGAGAAACTTGATGAAAGACAAGGGAGTTAAAAAAGTTCCAGGATGCAGCTGGATTGAGATTAAGGACAAGTTGTTTCCATTCTTTGTAGGACATACCTCGTACTCACAACCAGAAGAAATTTGA